The DNA region CTTTATTCTTTTTATTTACCACCAATATATATGCGCAGCCTAACGGACAAGCCTTGTTCTCGAGCAATTGTGCTTCCTGTCACGCTGTTCATAAAGATCTGACCGGTCCTAAACTGGCAGGTGTAGAAGAAAGATGGGGCAACCAGGAAAACTTGTATAAGTGGATCAAGAACAGTTCGGCTTACCTGAAGACTGGTGATCAATATGCGGTTAGTCTTTGGGAGAAGTGGAACAGGACAAACATGCCTGCTTTCAACCTGAGCGATGAAGAAATAGGTGCTATCCTTACTTACATCAATTCAGTTCCTGACCCGGCACTTGCACAACCAGTGCCCGGTGTTACTGGTGCACAAGGTGGCGGCGAAGGAGATAATACGTTGTTGTATGGTATCCTTACACTTGTTCTTGCTATCGTTGTTTTGATCTTGTTGCAGGTTAACTCAAGTCTTAGAAAACTATCTGCTGAAAAACAAGGAGAGCCTGTACTGGAGCCAGTTCCCTTCTGGCGCAACAAAGTTTACATTGCTACTTTCACTATCATTTTATTCTGCATAGGTGGTTACCTTACTGTAACCGGTGCTATTGGTTTAGGTCGTTCTCAAAATTACCAGCCTGAGCAACCAATCTACTACTCACACAAGGTACACGCAGGTACCAACCAGATCAGCTGTTTGTACTGCCATGGTGGTGCACAGGAAGGTAAGCATGCAAATATCCCTTCACTAAACATTTGTATGAACTGTCACATGGCAGTGAACGAATACACTGGCACAGATAAACTCTACAAAGAAGACGGTACAGAAGTTAACGGTACTGCAGAAATACAGAAGCTTTATAAAATGGCTGGATATGAGCCAGGCAAACCTTGGGATCCATCAAAAGGAAAACCAATTGAGTGGGTAAAAATTCACAACCTGCCTGACCACGTTTATTTCAACCACGCACAACACGTAACAGCTGGTAAAGTAGCATGTCAAACTTGTCACGGAGAGATCCAGAATATGGACGAGGTAAAACAGTTTGCTGACCTAAGCATGGGCTGGTGCGTTAACTGTCACAGGGAAACAAAAGTTCAGTTCCAGGATAATGGTTTCTACAGCATCTATCAGAAATTCCATGATGATCTGAAGAATGGAAAGATTGATAGCGCAAGAGGTATCACTGTTGAAAAGATAGGTGGAACCGAGTGTCAAAAATGTCACTACTAATCATCATTCTAACTCACTATTCAAGCATTATAAATAATAGAAAGCGGGTACTGGCAATAGTCAACTACCAACTATCAACTGAAATAATATGGAGCAAAAAAAGTACTGGCAAAGTTTTGGAGAGCTGAACCAATCTAACGCTAATCAATCCGCTGGTGAAGACGAGTTCCAGGAAGATCTGCCACTAGAGGTAGACGACAAAGGTTTATTAGACGCAAAAACTCCGCGCAGAGATTTTCTTAAATTCATGGGTTTTAGTACTGCTGCTGCTGCTGTAGCTGCCAGTTGCGAAATGCCAGTGAAAAAGGCAATTCCTTTTGTAAACAAACCGCAGGAAATAACACCAGGTGTAGCAAACTATTATGCTACTACTTACGTGCAGGATAATGAGGTGGTAAGTGCGATAGCCAAAGTGAGAGATGGCCGCCCGATCAAAATAGAGGGTAACGAACTTTCAACTATATACCAAGGTGGTACATCTGCAAGAATGCAGGCATCTGTACTTGACCTTTATGATACAAGCAGGCTTACTGTACCTAAAGCAAATAACAAAGAAGTAAGCACATTTGATGCTTTTGATAAAATGGTAATGGCTGAGCTTGATCAACTTGGTGGAAGACCAGTTGTAGTGCTTACTAACACCATCACTTCTCCTACTACACGCGATGCTATCACCCAGTTCTTAGGAAGATACCCTGGCCGTCATGTACAGTACGATGCTATCAGCTACAGCGGCATGCTGCAGGCTAACGAAGCATCTTACGGCAGAAGAACTATTCCTTCTTACAATTTTGCAGCAGCAAGAGTAATTGTAAGCTTGAATGCTGACTTCCTGGGTACATGGTTGAGCCCGGTTGAATTCAACAAGCAATACGCGGAAACAAGAAGATTAAATAATACAGATCTGCAAATGAGCCGTCACATCCAGTTTGAACCTGTGATGACCATGACCGGTGCAAATGCTGATGAAAGATATAACCACCGCCCATCTGAAACAGGTGCTATAGCACTTGCTTTATATGCAGCAGTTGGTGGAGCTGTTACTGCTCCTGCATTACCTGCCAACCTGCAGCAAGCAGTGGCTCGTACTGCAAAAGCACTACAAGATGCTCGTGGAGCTGCAGTAGTGGTAGCAGGTAGCAACGATGTAAACATCCAGACCATTGTAAATGGTATCAACGATGCTATTGGTGCAAATGGTTCAACCATTGACTGGGGTACCACCTACAATACCTACCAGGGTATTGATACAGACATGGTACAACTGGTGAATGACATGAATTCTGGTGCGATCGGTGCATTGCTTATCTACAATGTAAACCCAGCCTACAACTACTTCGACCAACAGAAGTTTGTAGAGGGTATGAAGCGTGTGAAGTTTGCTGTTTCTTTCAACCAGAAAATGGATGAGACGAGCCAGCTTTGTAAATATGTTATTCCTGATCATCACTACCTGGAAAGCTGGGGTGATGTAGAGCCTAAAACAGGTTATTTCTCCCTGCTTCAGCCTACCATTCACCCGCTGTTTAAAACACGCCAGTGGCAAGACAGCCTGTTAAGGTGGAGTGGAGCAACCACAGACTACCTGGGCGCTTTACGAACATACTGGATCGGCAGGTTGGGAAGCGAAAGCCGTTGGGATAAAGCTATTCAAGATGGTGTTGTTTCTCCTGCTGCAGCAACCAGCGTAAATTCTACAAGAACTGCTGCTACTAGCAGTGCACCTGATACTTTAAGAAGCACACAAACCCCTACAGGCGGATTGCTTACAGCTTTGGCTGCAGGTGGTACAACAGCTCGTGGTGCTAGCTTCAATAGTGGTGGTGTTGCGCAGGCAGCAGCTACTATTACTGCAGCACAATCTTCTGGTACCGAGGTGGTATTGTATCAAAAAGTAACAATGGGTATTGGCTCACAAGCTAACAACCCTTGGCTACAGGAAACGCCTGATCCAATCACTAAAGCTACCTGGGATAACTACGCTATCATTTCGCCAGCAATGGCATTGAACATCTTTGGCATTGACCTGACAAAGAATGGCGATAGCGATGCATACGAAGTACATTCTGAAAAGCCTGTTCTAAAAATAACAGCTAACGGAAAAACTATAGAGCTTCCAATCATCATTGTTCCTGGAACAAATCAGAACACCGTAGGTATAGCAGTAGGTTACGGACGTGGTACCAACGCGGTATACGATGGTGAAAATGCAACACGTGATGATAATGCAATGGAAAGAGCACGTGTGAATATCGGTAAAGCAGGTGGGGGTGTAGGTAAAAACGTATTCCCGCTTGTTACTTTCAACGGAAGAAACCGTGACTACTACATATACAAAGCTGAGGTTGCCAAAGCTGGATACAAAGCTTCTGTAGCACAAAACCAGGTTTCAAATAGCCACCATGGTCGTACCGAGGTTGTTATTGAAACATCACTTGCAAGTCTTAAGGCTAACCCTGAAATAATCCTGGGAAGGCGTAAGCACATGCACGAAGACTTTGCTCCTAAAACAGGCAATTTCGAAAAAGAAGCTACACTTTACCCGCTGTTTCCTAAGCCGGGTATTAAGTGGGGCATGAGCATAGACATGAATACCTGTACAGGTTGCCACGCATGTGTGGTAGCATGTACTGCAGAAAATAATGTGGCTGTGGTAGGTAAGAGCGAAGTAGCTCGTCACCACGACATGCACTGGCTGCGTATTGACCGCTACTTTAGCGGCGATTTGGATAATCCAAACGTAGTATTCCAGCCGATGCTGTGCCAGCACTGTGATAACGCTCCTTGTGAGAACGTTTGCCCGGTAGCTGCTACCAACCACAACAGTGAAGGTATCAACCAAATGATCTATAACCGTTGTATCGGTACAAGGTATTGCGGTAACAACTGTCCTTATAAAGTACGTCGTTTCAACTGGGCTGATTATATGGGTGCTGATAGCTTCCCTAACAACCAGCATGGCACCAACTCTATGACTGATGCCTCTCGTATGATGAACGATGACCTGACAAGAATGGTACTGAACCCTGATGTAACTGTTCGTAGCCGTGGTGTTATCGAAAAATGTTCTTTCTGTGTTCAGCGTTTGCAAGATGGTAAGCTAAAAGCTAAGAAAGAAAGCCGTCCATTGCGTACAGGTGCTGAAGGATACGATGTGAAGACTGCTTGTCAGCAAGCTTGTCCTGCAGATGCGATCATATTTGGTAATGTGAACGATGAACAGAGTGATGTATTCCAACACAGGGCTAACAACCAGAACCGTCTGTTCTATGTGCTGGAAATGATACACACGCTGCCTAACGTAAGCTACCTGGCTAAAGTGAGAAATGTAGATGCACTGATGCCTGTAGGTAAAAAAGAACAAGCTACTGTAGGTGGAGAAGCAGAACAGGATAACACAACTCGTGACCAAAAGCACTAGTAAGTAGCAGAAAAGGCAAGGGGAGTAGAGTAGTGAGAAGGCAGCTGAAGTGAGTGACACAACGATGTTGAATAGAGATATAAAGTTCATTACATAAAATATTTATAGAAGTAAGCATTTAGCAGGAAAGGGAGAATTGGAAAACCAGCCACTAATGTTTACGACTTAATTAAGCCAAACCAGATGCATTTAAAGTACGAATCACAAATCAGGGAACCACTGGTAGATGGTAACAAAGACTATCACCAGGTAACGGAAGACATTATTCGTCCGATAGAGGCCAAGCCGAGCAGGCTGTGGTATATAGGTTTCTTTATTTCAGTAGCCCTGTTGTTGTTTGGTGTTTACAGCGTGTACCGCGAGGTAACTTACGGTATAGGTGAGTGGAACCTGAACAAAACAATTGGCTGGGGTTGGGATATCACCAACTTCGTATGGTGGGTAGGTATTGGTCACGCGGGTACGCTTATCTCGGCTATCTTGTTGCTCTTTAGACAAGGCTGGAGAACAGGTGTAAACCGTGCGGCTGAGGCGATGACGATCTTTGCGGTAATGTGTGCGGGCCAGTTCCCGATCTTCCACATGGGTCGAGTTTGGATGGCGTTCTTTGTACTTCCTTATCCTAACACACGTGGTCCGCTGTGGGTAAACTTTGCTTCTCCACTATTATGGGACGTGTTCGCGATCTCTACTTACTTTACTGTATCACTGTTGTTCTGGTACTCTGGTTTGTTGCCTGACTTTGCAACAGTACGTGACCGTGCTAAAACTAAACTTCGTAAACTATTATACGGTGTAGCTGCATTTGGTTGGAACGGTAGTACAAAACACTGGCAGCGCCACGAGAGTTTGTCTCTTGTACTTGCTGGTTTGAGTACGCCACTGGTACTTTCGGTACACACGATCGTATCTTTTGACTTCGCCACTTCAGTTATTCCAGGATGGCACACTACCATCTTCCCTCCATACTTCGTTGCTGGTGCGATATTCTCAGGATTTGCAATGGTGCAAACGCTGATGATCGTAGTTCGTAAAGTGTTGAACCTGCAGGATTATATCACCATCGGCCACATTGAAGCTATGAACAAGGTAATCGTGTTGACTGGTTCTATTGTGGGTGTTGCTTACCTGACTGAGTTATTCATTGGTTGGTATAGTATGAACGACTACGAGCAGTATACCTTCTTCTATAGCCGTGGTAACCTGTTTAGCCCTTATGGCTGGAGCTACTATGGAATGATGTTCTGTAACGTTGTATCTCCACAGTTCTTCTGGTTCCGCAAGCTGCGTCGCAATATTGCTTTCACTTTCTTTATGAGTGTGCTGGTAAACGTAGGTATGTGGTTCGAGCGCTTTGTGATCATCGTTACTTCTCTATACCGCGACTACCTGCCAAGTAGCTGGAGCTATTACTATAGCCCTACCATTTGGGAGATCGGTTTCTACCTAGGTACTTTCGGATTGTTCTTTACATGTTTCTTCTTGTTTGCTAAGTACTTCCCAACCATTGCGGTGGCTGAGATCAAATATGTACTGAAAACAAGTGGTGAAAACTATAAGGATAGAATGACACCAATAGAAACACAGAAGGTGGATGAGTTTGTGCATGAGCACGCTCACTAGTTGAAATGGTGTGATTTGGAGATGTAGGATTGAGGGATGTTGGGATTATAAAATTTGAATTTTTTAAGCTTAATATATGGCGCTAAAAAGATTTGTTGTTGGATGCTTTGATGATGAAGCAGTTTTATTTCCAGCTGTGAAGAAAGTTCGCAATGCAGGTTATAAGATCCAGGATGTTTATACACCTTTTCCTGTGCATGGTTTGGATCATGCATTAGGTATGCGTGAAACAAGTTTGCACACTGCTGGTTTCATCTATGGCATTACCGGTACCACTACTGCATTGAGCTGCATGAGTTGGATATTTACCAAGGATTGGCCTTTGAACATTGGTGGTAAGCCAAACCTTCCATTACCTGCTTTCATTCCTATCACTTTCGAGTTGACAGTATTGTTTGCAGCGGTAGGTATGGTACTTACTTTCTGCTACCTATGCCAGTTAGCTCCATTTGTTAAGCGTCATCACTTTCACCCACGTGCTACCGACGATCTTTTCGTAATGGCCATTGAGTGTACAGAAAGAACCAATATTGATGATCTGAAAGGATTTTTAACCAGTGCCGGCGCTGTAGAAGTAGATTTCCAGGTGGCTGAGACCGGATGGTGGTTTGGCAGGTACGATAAAGAACAGAAACTATACGCCGAGGAACAAGCGATCGCAGGTTAAAACCAGATAAGAACAAACACAATGAAGAAAATATTTTTTATATCAACAGTTTCGTTAGCAGCCATAGTAATGGTAAGCTGCGGCGATGATGTAAAGCGTACACCAGGAAAAGATTATATGCCGGACATGCGTATGAGCCGCGCATACGAAACTTATGCTGATCACAGCAACCTGGCTGATAAAGGGATCAACTACAAACCAGAGCCTGTTGTAGGTACAGTATCAAGAGGTGAGGAATTACCTTATCACCTGCAAAACAATGAGGAAGGCTATGCGCAAAGTGCTGCAGTTACCAACCCTCTTCCTGATCTTACAGAATTGGAAATGACCGAGACTGACAGGTTGTACCAGATAAACTGTGCTATCTGTCACGGTGCTAAGCTGGATGGTAACGGCCCGCTGTACAAAGGTGGTGCAGGTCCATATGCAGCAAAACCAGCTACACTGGTTGGCGATCCAAATATTGAAAAACTATCAGAAGGTACTTACTTCCATGTGATGACCTACGGAAAAGGTGTTATGGGAAGTTATGCTTCGCAGCTTACCCGTAAGCAACGCTGGATGGTGGCTAAATATATCAAGGCTAAGCAAGCTGGTGCAGCTACACCAGCAGCAGGCGGCACAAATGCAGCTGATAGCGCAGCAGCAGGTGGAGCAACAACAGCAACAACACCCAGTAAATAATAAGAACAAACTGCAATCAAAATAATTTACGATGGCATCTACTATAAGAGAGCATTTTGAAGTAACAGGAAAGATGAAGACTTGGTCGTACGGTCTGATGGCGATTGGTCTGCTAGCATTTATCATTGGGCTTGTAACCAAGGGCATGAGCCACGATCCGCATGAGCAAGGAATTTTCTGGGGTACATTATTATACAACAGTGTATTCTTCCTGTTGATCACCAATGCCAGCATGTTCTTTATCTGTGTAACCACGCTTGCTCATGGTGGATGGCAGGTTGCTTTCCGCAGGGTGCCTGAGGCTATCTCTGCTATTGTTCCAATTTTCGGTCTTATTACCTTTTTGATATTGATGTTCATCCTGTTTGGCTTGGGTCACGGAGATCATCATCCAATTTACCATTGGCTACACCCTGAAGGAGATGAAATACTGATGGGTAAATCAGGATTTTTGAACGTAACATTCTTTGTTATCTGGAGTTTCTTGTCAATAGCTGGTTGGTCTTTCCTGGGTTACAGGATGCGTAAGCTGAGCTATGACACTGACAATGCTCCATTAAACTTAGAGCAAGGTAAAAAATGGGTGTGGAATAACACTGTTCGCGGTTCTATGTTCCTGGTATGGTTTGGTCTTACAGTGGGTTCTACTACGCCATGGTTGTGGTTGATGAGTATAGATGCACACTGGTACAGTACCATGTATAGCTGGTATACTTTCGCTAGCTCATTCGTTGCTGGTATGTCATTGATAGCTCTGTGGGTAATCTTTATGAAAAACAGGGGCTACCTGGAGTATACAACTAATGAGCACCTGCACGATATCGGTAAGTTCATGTTTGCGTTCTCTATCTTCTGGACATACCTATGGTTTAGCCAGTACATGCTTATCTGGTATTCTAACATGCCGGAAGAAACTCTATACTTCAAGCACAGGGTACAAGGTCCGTGGAAAGGAATATTTTTTCTAAACCTTATCATCAACTTCATCGCTCCGTTACTAATTTTGATGAAGCGTAGCGCTAAGAGAAACTATACCCTGGTTACCTTCATGGCAGTTCTTATCATCTTTGGACACTGGATCGATTTCAACCAGATGGTAATGGCCAGTGTATCGCAGGATCATGTAACGCTCGGCTGGCTTGACTTTGGTATCCTTGCCCTATTTGCAGGCATGATCATCTTCTTTGTTGGTAGAGCACTTACTAAGGCGCCGGTTGTTGCAAAGAACCACCCGTTCCTAAAAGAAAGTATCATTCACCACACCTAATAACTAACTACTGCTAATTATTACGAATAGAAAATATTAGAATAAAATGTCAATGTATTTCACCATCGCCGTCATAGTTTTAGTGTTTGTGGTCATCTTCCAGATAGCCAAAGCCAGTGAATATGTAGGTATACTGAAGGGAGAAGAAAAAACCAGGAAGCAGGCTAATAAGATCAATGGTTTCCTGATGGTGGCTTTCCTTGTGCTGGGCCTGTTGGGCGTATACTATTGTGATGTGGCACTAAGAGGTAAAATACTAGGTGAAAGTGCATCAGTAGAAGGTGAGAAAGTAGACGAGATGCTTTACCTTACCATTGCTGTTACAGGTATCGTTTTCCTCATCACACAAGTTCTACTGTTCTGGTTCAGTTATAAATACCAGGAAAAAGAAAACAACAAAGCATTCTTCTTCCCACACAATAACAAGCTGGAAGTTATCTGGACTGTAATACCGGCAATCGTTCTTACTGTACTTGTAGTAATTGGTTTAAGAAACTGGTTCATCTTCACAGGCGAAGCTCCTAAGAATGCTTTGGTTGTAGAGGTTACTGGTAAGCAATTCGGCTGGATATTCAGGTACCCGGGTAAAGACCAGGAGTTTGGTAAGAAGTACTTCAGGAATATTGAAGAAGGAACGAACTCTATCGGTTTGATCTGGGAAGACAATCCACAGGCAAACCAGAAAGCCGATCCATATGCTTTTGATGATATCGTAATGGAGCAAAAGGTTTACATCGTTAAAGGACGTCCGGTTAAGTTCATCATTGGCTCAAGAGATGTTATTCATGATGTGGGTCTTGCACACTTCAGAATGAAGATGGACGCTGTTCCTGGAACGCCTACTACACTTTGGTTTACGCCTAAGTATACCACTGAAGAAATGAAAGAGATCACTGGTAACTCCAACTTTGTATACGAGATCAGCTGCGACCAGATGTGCGGAAACGGGCACTACTCTATGAAGGGTACGATAGAAGTGGTAACGCAGGAACAGTTTGATACATGGATGGCAGGACAAAAACCTTATTACTTCGCAGCGTTCCCAGAAAAGGATCCGGCAGCAGCAGCTCCAGCAGGTGCACCAGCAGCTCCTGCAGCACCAGCAGCTGGCGCTGATACCACCGCAACTGCTTCTTTGAAAAAAAGCGGTGGCAACCAAAACAAACTGAAGTAATCAAACATTAGAAATTATCTGCCCTAACAGGCAAAAATTAATAGGTATGAGTAACGAGCAGGCTTTACACGCACACACTACCACAGGCCACGATGCACATCACGACGAGCATCATGGTGACCACCATCATCATAAAGAGACTTTCATTTCAAAGTATATCTTTAGCCAGGACCACAAAATGATTGCAAAGCAGTTCCTGGTAACAGGTATGGTTTGGGCAATTTTGGGTGGTTTTATGTCAGTAGTGTTCAGGATCCAACTTGGATATCCTGACCAGTCTTTCCCTTGGATGGAAGCTATACTGGGTAAATGGGCGCCAGGTGGTCGTATAACTGCTGACGCTTATTATGCATTGGTAACTACACACGGAACTGTACTTGTATTCTTCGTATTGACCGCGGGTCTGAGTGGAACCTTTGCCAACTTCTTAATTCCGTTGCAAATTGGTGCAAGAGACATGGCTTCGCCTTTTATGAACATGCTTAGCTATTGGTTCTTCTTTGCTGCAGGTATTGTAATGCTTTCTTCAGTTTTCGTAGAAACTGGTCCTTTTAGTGGTGGATGGACAGCTTATCCTCCTTTGAGTGCTTTAGGTTCTACATCGCCTGGTTCTAAAACAGGTATGGATCTATGGTTGATGAGTATGGCCTTGTTCGTTGTTAGTAGCTTGTTGGGTGGTTTGAACTATATCGCTACCATCCTGAATATGCGTACAAAAGGTATGACCATGACGCGTCTGCCTCTTACGATCTGGGCCTTGTTCTTTACAGCAGTTTTGGGTGTACTTTCTTTCCCTGTACTTTTTGCAGGTTTCATCCTGCTGATCTTCGATCGTAATTTTGGTACTAGCTTTTACCTGAGTGATATATATGTAAATGGTGTAGGGGCTCTTTCTAACGAAGGTGGTAGCGCAATCCTTTACCAACACTTGTTCTGGTTCCTTGGCCACCCTGAGGTTTACATTATCTTGTTACCTGCCATGGGTATGGCTTCAGAAATATTGAGTACCAATGCACGTAAACCGATCTTTGGTTATATGGCCATGCTTGGTTCTATGTTCGCCATTGCGGTACTAGCATTCCTTGTATGGGCGCACCACATGTTTGTATCAGGACTAAATCCTTTCCTTGGTTCATTCTTCGTACTACTTACATTGTTGATCGCCGTACCATCAGCTATCAAAGTATTTAACTGGCTTACTACTTTGTGGAGAGGTAATATCAGGTTCACACCTGGTATGCTGTTCTCTATAGGATTTGTAAGCTTATTCATTTCAGGTGGTCTTACAGGTATCTTCCTTGGTAACTCTGCCCTGGACATTCACCTGCATGATACCTATTTCGTAATCGCTCACTTCCACATTGTAATGGGTGTGGCTAGTATGTTCGGAATGTTCGCAGGTATCTATCACTGGTATCCTAAGATGTTCGGTCGCTTTATGAACAACACGCTTAGTTATATCCATTTCTGGATAACTATGGCTGGTGCTTACCTGATCTTCTGGCCAATGCACTACGAAGGTTTAGCTGGTATGCCACGTCGTTACTACGACTATAGCGTATGGGAAAGCTTCAAACAGTTCACTGAGTTGAATAAGTTCATCACCATAGTAGCTATCATCGTTTTTGCGGTTCAATTCCTGTTCTTGTTCAACTTCTTCTATTCTATCTGGAAAGGTAGAAAAGTAACTACTCAAAATCCTTGGGGTTCAAATACACTGGAGTGGACCACACCTATCAATCCTGGTCATGGTAACTGGGTAGGCGAAATTCCGGAAGTACACCGTTGGGCATATGACTACGGTAAAGATGGTAGAGAATTTATTTCTCAAGTAGAACCAGTAGGGGCAGACGAGAGTAAACACTAATAAAAAGCTGCTTGCACTTTATGTATAGCAGAAAGAATAAAAGTAAATGCCCTGATCAACTCAGGGCATTGGCTTAAAGAATATGTGCGCTTGCAATGATGAGTAAGACAGAAAATATATCAGCCAGTTTGACCTTGGCAACTAAAGTGAAAGACTACTTTCAGTTGATCAAGTTTACGCTCAGCTTCACAGTTGTATTTTCTTGTGTGGTTTGTTATCTGCTTGCTCCGGGTGTTACATATGATCTAAAAATGGTGCTCTTGCTTTTTATAGCAGGGATGCTGGTTACAGGCAGTGCAAATGCCATAAACCAGGCTGTGGAAAAGGATACAGATGCCATGATGAAGCGTACAGGAAAACGTCCTGTTGCCGACGGAAGAATGAGCCAGCAAGAGGCTTATACATTTGCCTTTATTGCAGGGCTGCTGGGGGTGTTCATGATGTGGTATTTCTTCAACATGGCCTCCGCTATCATTTCTGCATTCAGTTTGTTCTTATATGCTTTTATATATACACCACTAAAAAAGGTGAATTCAATAGCAGTATTGGTGGGAGCTTTTCCTGGTGCCTTACCTTGTTTGATAGGTTGGGTAGCAGGCTTTTCTCCTGATGAGCCTATTTGGTGGACGGGCGGTTTAATACTTTTCAGTATCCAGTTTCTTTGGCAGTTCCCGCATTTTTGGGCTATTGCCTGGGTAGCACATACTGATTATAGTAAAGCTGGTTTCAAATTATTGCCGGCAGATAAAGGACCAACAAAATTTACAGCGCTGCAAGCAGTAATGTACTCGGTGCTGATGATACCTGTAGGACTACTGCCTAAGTATATTGGTATAACAGGAATGGTTAGTTTG from Aridibaculum aurantiacum includes:
- a CDS encoding cytochrome c oxidase subunit II gives rise to the protein MSMYFTIAVIVLVFVVIFQIAKASEYVGILKGEEKTRKQANKINGFLMVAFLVLGLLGVYYCDVALRGKILGESASVEGEKVDEMLYLTIAVTGIVFLITQVLLFWFSYKYQEKENNKAFFFPHNNKLEVIWTVIPAIVLTVLVVIGLRNWFIFTGEAPKNALVVEVTGKQFGWIFRYPGKDQEFGKKYFRNIEEGTNSIGLIWEDNPQANQKADPYAFDDIVMEQKVYIVKGRPVKFIIGSRDVIHDVGLAHFRMKMDAVPGTPTTLWFTPKYTTEEMKEITGNSNFVYEISCDQMCGNGHYSMKGTIEVVTQEQFDTWMAGQKPYYFAAFPEKDPAAAAPAGAPAAPAAPAAGADTTATASLKKSGGNQNKLK
- a CDS encoding cytochrome c oxidase subunit I yields the protein MSNEQALHAHTTTGHDAHHDEHHGDHHHHKETFISKYIFSQDHKMIAKQFLVTGMVWAILGGFMSVVFRIQLGYPDQSFPWMEAILGKWAPGGRITADAYYALVTTHGTVLVFFVLTAGLSGTFANFLIPLQIGARDMASPFMNMLSYWFFFAAGIVMLSSVFVETGPFSGGWTAYPPLSALGSTSPGSKTGMDLWLMSMALFVVSSLLGGLNYIATILNMRTKGMTMTRLPLTIWALFFTAVLGVLSFPVLFAGFILLIFDRNFGTSFYLSDIYVNGVGALSNEGGSAILYQHLFWFLGHPEVYIILLPAMGMASEILSTNARKPIFGYMAMLGSMFAIAVLAFLVWAHHMFVSGLNPFLGSFFVLLTLLIAVPSAIKVFNWLTTLWRGNIRFTPGMLFSIGFVSLFISGGLTGIFLGNSALDIHLHDTYFVIAHFHIVMGVASMFGMFAGIYHWYPKMFGRFMNNTLSYIHFWITMAGAYLIFWPMHYEGLAGMPRRYYDYSVWESFKQFTELNKFITIVAIIVFAVQFLFLFNFFYSIWKGRKVTTQNPWGSNTLEWTTPINPGHGNWVGEIPEVHRWAYDYGKDGREFISQVEPVGADESKH
- the cyoE gene encoding heme o synthase; protein product: MSKTENISASLTLATKVKDYFQLIKFTLSFTVVFSCVVCYLLAPGVTYDLKMVLLLFIAGMLVTGSANAINQAVEKDTDAMMKRTGKRPVADGRMSQQEAYTFAFIAGLLGVFMMWYFFNMASAIISAFSLFLYAFIYTPLKKVNSIAVLVGAFPGALPCLIGWVAGFSPDEPIWWTGGLILFSIQFLWQFPHFWAIAWVAHTDYSKAGFKLLPADKGPTKFTALQAVMYSVLMIPVGLLPKYIGITGMVSLWIVLAANIFMVVQCVRLYLEMDVKAARRVMFSSYIYLPIVLLALLADKISY